From one Luteipulveratus mongoliensis genomic stretch:
- a CDS encoding ribonuclease HII — protein sequence MTSRRPSLRVERSLQREGHRLLAGMDEVGRGALAGPVSVGVVVIDETTRTVPQGVKDSKLLSQPARERMVPKVRRWAIDYAVGHASAQEIDDVGIMACLRLAGTRALAQLTVVPDLVILDGNHDWLTDPGRVGLLGLIDEGPTVPPVMTMIKADMRCSSVAAASVLAKVERDQIITDLGEGHPVYGWSGNKGYSAPDHLAALDEHGSCEHHRRSWRRFVQEAEQRSGRPVAEDVVEARPDAPVAVVEELA from the coding sequence GTGACGAGCCGCCGACCGAGTCTGCGCGTCGAGCGCTCCCTCCAGCGCGAGGGGCATCGCCTGCTCGCGGGCATGGACGAGGTCGGTCGGGGAGCGCTCGCTGGTCCGGTGTCGGTGGGTGTCGTGGTCATCGACGAGACCACCCGGACCGTGCCGCAAGGCGTCAAGGACTCCAAGCTGCTCAGTCAGCCCGCTCGCGAGCGGATGGTGCCCAAGGTCCGCCGATGGGCGATCGACTACGCCGTCGGCCATGCCTCGGCGCAGGAGATCGACGACGTCGGCATCATGGCCTGCCTTCGGCTGGCCGGCACGCGCGCACTGGCCCAGCTGACCGTCGTACCCGATCTGGTGATCCTCGACGGCAACCACGACTGGCTGACTGATCCAGGACGTGTCGGTCTGCTCGGTCTGATCGACGAGGGCCCGACGGTCCCGCCCGTCATGACGATGATCAAGGCCGATATGCGCTGCTCCTCGGTGGCTGCCGCCAGCGTGCTGGCCAAGGTCGAGCGAGACCAGATCATCACCGATCTCGGTGAGGGTCATCCGGTCTACGGCTGGTCCGGCAACAAGGGCTACTCAGCACCGGATCATCTCGCGGCGCTGGACGAGCACGGCTCCTGCGAGCACCATCGACGATCATGGCGCAGGTTCGTGCAGGAGGCCGAGCAACGATCGGGCCGCCCTGTGGCTGAGGATGTTGTCGAGGCCCGACCGGATGCACCGGTCGCGGTCGTGGAGGAGCTCGCGTGA
- the lepB gene encoding signal peptidase I, which translates to MTDDSFGRASSDTGLPRADPPSPEDAATRASRRASADGASPAPSTPLEPVTVAEGGDTDEPPRPPSHPTFLHRLREYAVVAAIAITLAFLVKTFLVQPFWIPSESMEDTLITGDRIIVNKLPGSTNDLKRGDVVVFEDPDHWLGQQPNTGAIKKGLQFVGLYPAGDQHLVKRIIGLPGDHVVCCDQQGRLTVNGVSVTEPYVRKGQKPSNERFDITVPAGKLWLMGDNRAFSFDSRGHDGGSGGQRGSVPESDVTGKAVAVVWPLNRFGGVESQHDVFAKVPAP; encoded by the coding sequence GTGACTGACGACTCCTTCGGGCGCGCTTCCTCTGACACTGGACTCCCGCGCGCTGATCCTCCGAGCCCTGAGGATGCAGCGACGCGTGCCTCGCGGCGAGCTTCGGCAGACGGTGCGTCGCCGGCGCCCTCCACACCGCTCGAGCCCGTGACGGTTGCCGAGGGTGGTGACACCGACGAGCCACCACGTCCGCCGTCTCACCCGACCTTCTTGCACCGCCTGCGCGAGTACGCCGTCGTGGCGGCGATCGCCATCACGCTCGCCTTCCTGGTCAAGACGTTCTTGGTGCAGCCGTTCTGGATCCCGTCGGAGTCGATGGAGGACACGCTCATCACGGGTGACCGGATCATCGTCAACAAGCTGCCGGGCAGCACCAACGACCTCAAGCGCGGCGACGTCGTGGTCTTCGAGGACCCGGACCACTGGCTCGGCCAGCAGCCGAACACCGGTGCGATCAAGAAGGGCCTGCAGTTCGTCGGCCTGTACCCGGCAGGCGACCAGCACCTGGTCAAGCGCATCATCGGGCTGCCCGGTGACCATGTCGTCTGCTGCGACCAGCAGGGTCGCCTGACGGTCAACGGTGTCTCAGTCACCGAGCCCTACGTGCGCAAGGGTCAGAAGCCGAGCAACGAGCGCTTCGACATCACAGTGCCTGCCGGCAAGCTGTGGCTGATGGGCGACAACCGCGCCTTCTCCTTCGACTCCCGCGGTCACGACGGTGGCTCCGGCGGGCAGCGCGGTTCGGTGCCTGAGTCCGATGTCACGGGCAAGGCGGTCGCGGTGGTCTGGCCGCTCAACCGGTTCGGCGGTGTGGAGTCCCAGCACGACGTGTTCGCGAAGGTGCCCGCGCCGTGA
- a CDS encoding DUF2469 domain-containing protein, giving the protein MSAEDLEKYETEQELQLYREYRDVVGLFSHVVETERRFYLCNEVDVQVRGEGSEVFFDVRMSDAWVWDVYRPARFVKNVRVITFKDVNVEEIAKADIEFPKGENFPR; this is encoded by the coding sequence GTGAGTGCCGAGGACCTGGAGAAGTACGAGACCGAGCAGGAGCTGCAGCTCTACCGCGAGTATCGCGACGTGGTCGGGCTGTTCAGCCATGTCGTGGAGACCGAACGGCGCTTCTACCTGTGCAACGAGGTCGACGTGCAGGTTCGGGGCGAGGGCTCCGAGGTCTTCTTCGACGTGCGGATGAGCGACGCGTGGGTCTGGGACGTCTACCGGCCGGCGCGCTTCGTCAAGAACGTCCGGGTGATCACCTTCAAGGACGTCAACGTCGAGGAGATCGCCAAGGCGGACATCGAGTTCCCCAAGGGTGAGAACTTCCCTCGCTGA